A window of Selenomonadales bacterium genomic DNA:
CCGGTGGTTGCGGCGAATGCCAGGCTTCCTGCCAGTCCGCTTGCAAAACTTCTTGCACGGTAGGTAATCAGGTTTGCCAGAAATAATTTGCCTTAGTCGGCAAAGCTAGGAACGAATGCCCCTCATGCAGGGGCTTTTGTTTTTCCTTGTGCATGAGAAAGAAAATGGAGGAATACCCCTTGAAGATACATAAGTTTCAACAAAACGGTTATAACATCGTCCTCGACATCAACAGCGGTGCCGTCCACGTAACGGACGAGCTCATCTACGACCTCCTCGATGTATTCACAGGCGACAACGACGACGAAGCGATTCAGTCGCTCAAAGGAAAATATGACGAAGCCGACCTTCGCGACGGCCTCAGTGACCTTCACGAATTGATGGACAGACAAGAACTCTTTGCGCCCGACCTCAACGTACCGCTTGCACTTAA
This region includes:
- the scfA gene encoding six-cysteine ranthipeptide SCIFF, which encodes MAKRIVTVNKASLQATVHTGGCGECQASCQSACKTSCTVGNQVCQK